One window of Jannaschia sp. CCS1 genomic DNA carries:
- a CDS encoding LysR family transcriptional regulator has translation MARSLPPLTWFRSFEASARTLSFTAAADELGLTQSAISQQVRSLELRLGVALFVRKPRGLILTDEGRTLQPKVGASLDQLGRATAEFETGPTEGLLTVAASVSVVRWIIAPRMTEFTRQIPGLRIRLLGMIWPDEFKAALADVEIRFGSDRQVGRDATRLGPDALIAVAARPLAGPLAAQTLIEPVGMSEGWRDWAKTSGVEGVPEPTLFVDSHGAALDLAVGGAGVALTSSLLAARALAQGDLVQVHDATIPSTQGYHLAVTAPSAEAKAFGDWVTECARDPA, from the coding sequence ATGGCCCGTTCTCTTCCCCCGCTCACTTGGTTTCGCTCGTTTGAGGCGTCAGCCCGCACGCTGAGTTTCACGGCCGCCGCAGATGAGCTTGGCCTGACCCAGTCTGCGATCAGCCAGCAGGTCCGGTCGCTTGAACTACGATTGGGTGTGGCGCTGTTTGTGCGCAAGCCGCGGGGTCTGATCCTGACAGATGAGGGGCGCACGTTGCAGCCAAAGGTGGGCGCGTCGCTGGATCAACTTGGCCGCGCCACAGCTGAGTTTGAGACTGGGCCAACGGAGGGGCTGTTGACTGTCGCGGCCTCGGTCAGTGTCGTGCGCTGGATCATCGCGCCCCGGATGACTGAGTTTACGCGCCAGATCCCCGGCCTGCGTATTCGGCTTCTCGGTATGATCTGGCCCGATGAGTTCAAGGCCGCGCTTGCGGATGTGGAGATCCGCTTTGGGTCTGACCGGCAGGTCGGGCGCGACGCCACGCGACTTGGACCGGACGCGCTGATCGCCGTTGCCGCGCGCCCATTGGCTGGTCCGTTGGCTGCCCAGACCCTGATTGAGCCCGTCGGCATGTCTGAGGGGTGGCGCGATTGGGCGAAGACCTCTGGCGTTGAGGGCGTGCCGGAGCCCACGCTTTTTGTGGATTCCCATGGGGCGGCGCTGGATCTGGCTGTTGGCGGGGCGGGTGTGGCGTTGACCTCCTCACTTCTTGCGGCGCGCGCACTGGCGCAGGGCGATCTGGTGCAGGTGCATGACGCAACGATCCCTAGCACCCAAGGCTATCACCTGGCCGTCACGGCGCCATCGGCTGAGGCGAAGGCCTTTGGCGACTGGGTAACGGAATGCGCGCGCGACCCGGCTTAG
- a CDS encoding alpha/beta fold hydrolase, whose protein sequence is MTWTTRPRSEFGPLQAVRAGAGPCVVLLHGVGLRAEAWGAQINELSQDFDVIAPDIMAGEGLAEFTDPVAEALDRPAWIIGHSMGAMMALDLAIRYPGRVRGVVAMNAIFRRSDEAKRAVQARAAQLDGTTITDPSPTLTRWFGDTPSPERTACDRWLTTADPNAYRAAYTVFANEDGPSDTALKTVAYPALFLTGADEPNSTPAMSQAMAALTPQSRAVVIPDAAHMMPMTHPAAVNAHLRAFLTQGA, encoded by the coding sequence ATGACCTGGACAACCCGGCCGCGGTCTGAATTCGGCCCGCTTCAGGCGGTCCGTGCAGGCGCGGGACCATGCGTCGTGTTATTGCACGGCGTGGGCCTGCGGGCCGAGGCCTGGGGCGCACAGATCAACGAACTGAGCCAGGACTTCGACGTGATCGCGCCCGATATCATGGCGGGCGAGGGCCTCGCCGAGTTCACGGACCCCGTTGCCGAGGCCTTGGACCGTCCCGCCTGGATCATCGGTCATTCGATGGGCGCGATGATGGCCCTTGATCTCGCGATCCGCTACCCTGGCAGAGTGCGTGGCGTCGTGGCCATGAATGCGATCTTTCGCCGGTCGGATGAGGCCAAACGCGCTGTCCAGGCACGGGCCGCACAACTGGACGGAACCACGATCACCGATCCGTCGCCAACGCTTACCCGCTGGTTCGGTGACACTCCGTCGCCTGAGCGAACCGCCTGTGATCGTTGGCTGACAACCGCAGACCCCAACGCCTACCGCGCCGCTTACACGGTCTTTGCAAATGAAGACGGGCCTTCTGACACCGCGTTGAAAACCGTCGCCTATCCTGCCCTTTTCCTGACGGGCGCGGACGAGCCGAACTCCACCCCTGCCATGTCCCAGGCAATGGCCGCGCTCACGCCCCAAAGCCGTGCCGTCGTCATTCCCGACGCCGCCCACATGATGCCCATGACCCACCCCGCCGCCGTCAACGCGCATCTTCGCGCGTTCCTGACCCAAGGAGCCTAG
- a CDS encoding aldehyde dehydrogenase: protein MDHFQLFIDGTWCEGGATMETLNPATGTAWATFACAVPDDVDRAVKAAARALDDPTWRDMTQTARGKLIAKLADLVERDAVKLGRLETTDSGKLLAETSTQTAYVADYYRYFAGLADKIEGAVLPIDKPDMHVFTTREPIGVVAAIVPWNAQMFLTATKLGPALAAGCAIVIKASEIAPAPMLAFAKLIEEAGFPPGVVSIITGDAEGCAIPLTRHPRVDRIAFTGGPETARNVVRNSAENFAVTSLELGGKSPILVFEDADLGSAANGLIAGNFGASGQSCVAGSRGLVHRSIFEYLAALIQDRSAGIVVGDPLQAATHVGPLCTRNQVDKITDTLSKAQKQGAKIRFGGAAVDSPGNYMTPTLVECAGPGTETLKVEMFGPVMSLLPFDTEEDAIALANASDFGLGSGIFTQDVARAHRVSKRLKAGICWVNTYRAISPIAPFGGFNQSGYGREAGMESILDYTRTKTTWINTSSEPMANPFVMR from the coding sequence ATGGACCACTTCCAACTGTTCATCGACGGCACCTGGTGCGAGGGCGGCGCTACGATGGAGACACTCAATCCCGCCACCGGCACGGCATGGGCCACCTTTGCCTGTGCCGTGCCCGACGACGTTGATCGCGCCGTCAAAGCTGCTGCCCGCGCGCTGGACGATCCGACATGGCGCGACATGACCCAGACCGCACGCGGCAAATTGATCGCGAAGCTCGCAGATCTGGTGGAGCGAGATGCCGTAAAGCTGGGGCGGTTGGAGACGACAGACAGCGGCAAGCTGTTGGCAGAGACCTCGACCCAAACCGCCTACGTCGCCGATTACTACCGCTACTTCGCTGGCCTTGCCGACAAGATCGAAGGGGCGGTGCTACCGATCGACAAGCCCGACATGCACGTCTTCACCACGCGCGAGCCCATCGGCGTCGTGGCCGCCATCGTGCCGTGGAACGCGCAGATGTTCCTGACCGCGACAAAGCTCGGCCCAGCCCTGGCAGCGGGCTGTGCGATTGTCATCAAGGCGTCTGAGATCGCGCCTGCCCCGATGCTCGCCTTCGCAAAGCTAATCGAGGAGGCGGGGTTTCCGCCCGGTGTCGTGTCCATCATCACCGGCGACGCAGAGGGATGCGCCATCCCGCTCACCCGTCACCCGCGCGTCGACCGTATCGCGTTCACCGGTGGGCCGGAGACCGCCCGCAACGTCGTTCGAAACTCCGCCGAGAACTTTGCCGTCACGTCGCTGGAGCTGGGCGGCAAATCTCCGATCCTAGTCTTTGAGGATGCCGACCTTGGGTCTGCCGCAAACGGACTAATCGCCGGCAATTTCGGCGCGTCGGGACAATCCTGCGTCGCGGGGTCCCGTGGGTTGGTGCATCGGTCGATCTTCGAATACCTCGCCGCGCTGATCCAGGACCGCTCCGCCGGGATTGTCGTTGGCGACCCATTGCAGGCCGCCACCCATGTCGGCCCGCTATGCACCCGCAACCAGGTCGACAAGATCACCGACACCCTGTCCAAGGCGCAGAAACAGGGGGCCAAAATTCGCTTTGGTGGGGCGGCTGTGGACAGCCCCGGCAACTATATGACGCCCACCCTTGTGGAATGCGCCGGGCCCGGGACAGAAACGCTGAAGGTCGAGATGTTCGGCCCCGTCATGTCGCTGCTGCCCTTCGATACCGAGGAGGACGCGATTGCGCTGGCCAACGCATCCGACTTCGGCCTCGGGTCCGGCATCTTCACGCAAGACGTCGCCCGGGCGCACCGCGTATCCAAGCGGCTGAAGGCGGGGATCTGCTGGGTGAACACCTATCGCGCAATCTCTCCCATCGCGCCGTTCGGCGGCTTCAACCAATCGGGCTACGGGCGCGAAGCGGGGATGGAGTCGATCCTCGACTACACGCGCACGAAAACTACGTGGATCAACACGTCGTCCGAGCCAATGGCCAACCCATTCGTCATGCGCTGA
- a CDS encoding amino acid synthesis family protein → MQPEIRKIVTYDEEVLIEGFRKADAPWRMFAIACVVRNPWAGRFVEDLKPEIMAYGPVLGELMTERMITLAGSGDAIEAYGKAAIVGVDGEVEHASGLIHTLRFGNFFREAVGANSYLAFTNTRGPANAPIMVPLMDKNDAGRRSHYLTIQFAIPDAPRADEIVVLLGAATSGRPHHRIGDRYQDLKDLGHDLDNPAAV, encoded by the coding sequence ATGCAGCCAGAGATTCGGAAGATCGTCACCTATGATGAGGAGGTCTTGATCGAAGGCTTCCGCAAAGCCGATGCACCCTGGCGCATGTTCGCAATTGCCTGCGTGGTGCGGAACCCCTGGGCGGGTCGTTTCGTGGAGGATCTTAAGCCCGAGATCATGGCCTATGGCCCCGTTTTGGGGGAACTGATGACCGAGCGCATGATCACGCTGGCAGGCTCTGGCGATGCGATTGAAGCCTACGGCAAGGCCGCAATCGTCGGCGTGGACGGAGAGGTGGAGCATGCCTCCGGCCTGATCCACACGTTGCGGTTCGGGAACTTTTTCCGGGAGGCGGTCGGCGCGAATTCGTACCTCGCCTTCACCAACACCCGCGGCCCGGCCAATGCACCGATCATGGTGCCGCTGATGGACAAGAATGACGCCGGGCGCAGGTCCCATTACCTGACGATCCAGTTTGCGATCCCCGATGCCCCCCGCGCGGACGAGATCGTCGTTTTGCTGGGGGCGGCGACGTCCGGAAGGCCCCATCACCGCATCGGCGACCGTTACCAAGACCTCAAGGACCTGGGCCATGACCTGGACAACCCGGCCGCGGTCTGA
- a CDS encoding LLM class flavin-dependent oxidoreductase — MDFSLFAHMERLTPDQPHDVMREDFLSLCKLADDGGMRAIWTGEHHGMEFTIAPNPFLSILDLSHHTKNVRLGTGTVVAPFWHPIKLAGEAAATDLMTGGRLELGIARGAYSYEYERLMPGMDAWEAGQRMRETTPLLRQLWDGDCAHEGEYFTFPASTSAPKPVQPNGPPIWIAARDPNSVEFAIQRDFNVQVTPLWQGIEEIETLMGRFNTACDAAEKRPKVMLLHHTFVGADADDVSLAADELSRFYCTFGAWFQNKRTVSQGQIAPLSDDEVAANPMMTPQNMARDLTIGTAQQVIDQIKRYEDLGYDEYSFWIDSGMNAERKRASLSRFIDDVMPAFQ, encoded by the coding sequence ATGGATTTTTCTCTCTTCGCCCATATGGAACGCCTCACGCCCGACCAGCCCCATGACGTCATGCGAGAAGATTTTCTGAGCCTTTGCAAACTGGCAGATGACGGTGGCATGCGCGCGATCTGGACGGGGGAGCATCACGGGATGGAGTTCACAATTGCGCCCAACCCATTCCTCTCGATCCTTGATCTGTCCCATCATACGAAAAACGTGCGCCTTGGAACCGGCACGGTTGTCGCCCCCTTCTGGCACCCGATCAAACTAGCCGGAGAGGCGGCTGCCACGGACCTGATGACCGGGGGACGCCTGGAATTGGGGATCGCGCGCGGGGCGTATTCCTACGAATACGAGCGCCTCATGCCCGGTATGGATGCGTGGGAGGCGGGCCAGAGGATGCGTGAGACGACACCTCTGCTGCGTCAGTTGTGGGACGGGGATTGTGCGCATGAGGGCGAATACTTCACCTTCCCTGCCAGCACCTCTGCCCCCAAGCCAGTGCAACCCAACGGTCCCCCGATCTGGATCGCCGCCCGCGACCCCAACAGCGTTGAGTTTGCCATTCAGCGTGATTTCAATGTGCAGGTCACACCACTCTGGCAAGGCATCGAAGAGATCGAGACGCTGATGGGCCGGTTCAATACCGCCTGTGACGCCGCAGAAAAGCGGCCCAAGGTCATGCTGCTCCATCATACGTTCGTGGGCGCAGACGCGGATGACGTTAGCCTTGCCGCAGACGAACTCAGCCGGTTTTACTGCACGTTCGGCGCGTGGTTTCAGAACAAGCGCACCGTGAGCCAGGGCCAGATCGCGCCGCTGTCCGATGACGAGGTCGCCGCCAATCCGATGATGACGCCCCAGAACATGGCCCGCGATCTGACCATCGGCACAGCACAACAGGTCATTGACCAAATCAAACGATACGAGGACCTTGGCTACGACGAATATTCGTTCTGGATCGACAGCGGCATGAACGCAGAGCGCAAACGCGCCTCCCTGTCGCGTTTCATCGACGATGTCATGCCGGCGTTTCAATAG
- a CDS encoding M24 family metallopeptidase: MFEDRITTFRTRIDEAGIDVALITDDDAVYYLTGYYDYLHMEFGRPTILVVPSDGPSLLITPTIDLNTAQANARVDRIAPWNDGMGDEWRAELPWALKGCASVGIEPDHMPPLVRAYVDDLVPRDRQTSATPILSTMRMIKSDGELQLARHAGQVANAMMAAGRAAIADGVPEFEVALATSQAGTRKAAKLLAAHYHDADMSPNTHFLQIMASGTEITKTHHRASTRVMRRGEPVFLCFCGMTNFHRFKLGFDRTFWIGEAPDDHVAVYEVALASQAAALAALRPGVSAESVHAAYAEVIEGAGHAYPFRCGRATGFSFLEAPQLVTGDTTILQPGMVLAVDGSVAVEDFRAQIGDSVIITEDGYEPLTDHPKQISDIILA, encoded by the coding sequence ATGTTTGAAGACCGGATAACCACGTTCCGCACCCGGATCGACGAGGCCGGGATTGACGTTGCGTTGATCACTGATGACGACGCGGTCTACTACCTGACGGGCTACTACGACTACCTGCATATGGAGTTCGGACGCCCCACGATCCTGGTGGTGCCAAGCGATGGCCCCAGCCTTCTGATAACCCCAACCATTGACCTCAACACCGCGCAGGCCAATGCACGGGTGGACCGGATCGCGCCGTGGAACGACGGCATGGGCGATGAATGGCGCGCGGAGCTGCCTTGGGCTCTGAAGGGCTGTGCCAGCGTCGGGATTGAACCCGATCACATGCCGCCGCTTGTCCGCGCATATGTGGATGATCTGGTGCCGCGCGACCGCCAAACCTCGGCCACGCCAATCTTGTCCACCATGCGGATGATCAAATCGGACGGGGAGTTGCAATTGGCCCGCCACGCGGGGCAAGTCGCCAACGCCATGATGGCCGCCGGGCGCGCGGCAATTGCAGATGGCGTGCCAGAGTTCGAGGTGGCGCTTGCAACCTCCCAGGCCGGCACGCGCAAAGCAGCCAAGTTGCTGGCCGCCCACTACCATGACGCAGACATGTCGCCCAACACGCATTTCCTGCAAATCATGGCCTCGGGCACGGAGATCACCAAGACGCATCACCGCGCGTCCACCCGTGTCATGCGACGAGGCGAGCCAGTGTTTCTTTGCTTCTGCGGGATGACCAATTTTCACCGGTTCAAGCTGGGGTTCGACCGAACGTTCTGGATCGGAGAGGCCCCTGACGATCACGTCGCAGTCTATGAGGTCGCCTTGGCCAGCCAAGCGGCTGCTCTTGCGGCGCTACGCCCCGGGGTCAGCGCAGAGAGCGTCCACGCCGCCTATGCGGAGGTGATCGAAGGCGCGGGTCACGCCTATCCGTTTCGCTGCGGTCGCGCCACGGGTTTCAGCTTTCTAGAAGCCCCGCAACTGGTCACCGGCGACACGACAATCCTGCAACCGGGCATGGTGCTTGCCGTAGACGGATCCGTCGCTGTGGAGGACTTCCGCGCGCAGATCGGTGACAGCGTCATCATCACCGAAGACGGGTATGAACCGCTGACAGATCATCCGAAACAGATCTCCGACATCATCCTGGCCTAG
- a CDS encoding cupin domain-containing protein: MDINADFSERVMVQSADLDWVASPMPGVDRRMLDRIGGEVARATSIVRYAPGSNFSAHTHTGGEEFVVLDGVFQDEHGDYPAGTYVRNPPTTSHTPGSDEGCTIFVKLWQFDMDDRTQFRRDMAAGGDRSVLHEDAFEIVTYHRLAPGAALEDPADGGAELLVLAGSLTEGGDTLITGGWLRLPESSTMHAVAGSEGATVWMKTGHLPHAKPPAVGRTR, translated from the coding sequence ATGGATATCAATGCGGATTTCTCGGAAAGAGTGATGGTGCAGTCGGCCGATCTGGACTGGGTCGCCTCGCCCATGCCTGGCGTTGACCGCCGGATGCTTGACCGCATCGGCGGGGAGGTCGCGCGGGCGACGTCCATCGTGAGGTATGCGCCGGGCTCAAACTTCTCGGCCCATACCCATACCGGCGGGGAGGAGTTCGTCGTCCTCGATGGCGTGTTTCAGGATGAGCACGGGGATTACCCGGCGGGTACCTATGTGCGCAATCCGCCAACGACATCCCATACCCCGGGCTCGGACGAGGGATGCACGATCTTTGTGAAACTGTGGCAGTTCGACATGGACGACCGGACGCAGTTTCGCCGCGACATGGCGGCTGGAGGCGACCGATCTGTCCTTCACGAAGATGCGTTTGAGATCGTGACCTACCACCGACTTGCCCCCGGCGCGGCGCTTGAGGACCCGGCCGATGGCGGGGCTGAGTTGTTGGTGCTGGCAGGCAGCCTGACGGAAGGTGGAGACACGCTGATCACAGGGGGCTGGCTTCGCTTGCCGGAAAGCTCCACGATGCATGCCGTCGCCGGGTCCGAGGGCGCGACGGTCTGGATGAAGACCGGGCACCTGCCCCACGCCAAACCACCAGCGGTAGGGCGGACCCGCTGA
- a CDS encoding putative bifunctional diguanylate cyclase/phosphodiesterase, whose amino-acid sequence MNRIVDCITQAHDVGLLLVAILVCVTGCCLSVLASRRLRNASLQRRRAQLFLAALLTGSTIWSTHFIAMLAFEPGVDHGYGPVLTGLSFLAAIFGTLIAGLVFATRKSLGWTLMAGAAFGATVAVMHYIGMQAYLLPGRILWNVELKLASVVIGVALGAVAYHRIAYPVTRYCWLGGATLMALSICSLHLIGMASISIELSPLAVVPPQVISDHVLGHLVFGVTAIILAVGFAALSIESKLEDEAMLKLAHAASHDHLTGIPNRLWLSEWLEKFGRDKIAGRRHTIAIIAIDLDNFKEINDLRGHAAGDLVLRTVASRLVAVCKDDEDVARSGGDEFTAIKTGFSRLDEVIDFANRLRGVLEAPVEAAAYLAQLDGSLGIATSLKDGENTDDLIQKADFAMYRAKASTDTNICVYDAEMDEQNRERIMLVYDLRSAICNEEFELVYQLQHDLSNLEPIGCEALLRWRHPKRGLVPPDRFIPIAEETGIIQDIGFWVLRTTCIEAASWTQPLSLAVNVAPQQLTQPTFLENLADVLAESGLEPRRLELEVTEASVISDQAFTLEIIKKIKAMGVRIAMDDFGTGYSSLATLQMFPFDKIKIDRSFITDVHDDPQRAAIVRATLLLGSSLGIPVLAEGVEQEKELHFLQSEGCSFVQGYYFGRPLSLEDLRAVVSGAHRAVA is encoded by the coding sequence ATGAACCGGATCGTCGACTGCATTACACAGGCCCATGACGTCGGGCTATTGTTGGTGGCCATTTTGGTTTGTGTAACCGGATGCTGCCTGTCTGTCCTGGCGTCTCGCCGGTTGCGCAATGCGTCCCTTCAACGCCGCCGCGCTCAATTGTTCCTTGCGGCTTTGCTGACCGGATCCACCATCTGGTCCACGCATTTCATAGCTATGCTCGCCTTTGAGCCGGGCGTGGATCATGGCTATGGCCCTGTATTAACTGGCCTTTCCTTTCTTGCCGCTATCTTCGGAACGCTGATTGCGGGTCTTGTGTTTGCGACGCGCAAAAGCCTGGGTTGGACGCTTATGGCTGGCGCGGCATTCGGTGCGACGGTGGCCGTCATGCACTATATCGGAATGCAAGCGTATCTGCTTCCGGGCCGTATCCTTTGGAATGTTGAGCTGAAACTCGCATCGGTTGTCATTGGCGTTGCGCTGGGGGCTGTAGCCTACCACCGCATTGCATACCCGGTTACGCGCTATTGCTGGCTGGGCGGTGCGACGCTCATGGCGTTGAGCATCTGCTCCCTCCACCTGATCGGTATGGCGTCGATTTCTATCGAACTGAGTCCGCTAGCGGTTGTTCCACCTCAGGTCATTTCTGATCACGTGCTGGGGCATCTGGTATTTGGCGTCACTGCGATCATTCTGGCTGTTGGCTTTGCAGCGTTGAGTATTGAGAGCAAACTTGAAGATGAAGCGATGCTGAAGCTGGCCCATGCAGCATCCCATGACCACCTGACCGGCATTCCCAACCGATTATGGTTGTCGGAATGGCTTGAGAAGTTCGGCCGAGACAAGATCGCCGGGCGTCGTCACACGATAGCAATCATCGCTATCGATTTGGACAACTTTAAGGAAATCAACGATTTGCGCGGACATGCGGCTGGGGATCTTGTCCTGCGGACCGTGGCCTCACGCCTTGTCGCCGTGTGCAAGGACGACGAAGATGTCGCGCGCAGTGGCGGGGATGAATTCACGGCGATCAAGACCGGGTTCTCACGATTGGACGAGGTGATCGATTTTGCGAACCGGTTGCGCGGTGTTCTTGAGGCGCCCGTCGAAGCAGCCGCATACCTCGCCCAACTGGATGGCTCTCTGGGCATCGCCACAAGCCTCAAGGATGGCGAAAACACCGATGATCTGATCCAAAAGGCAGATTTTGCCATGTATCGCGCCAAGGCTTCGACCGATACGAACATCTGCGTCTACGATGCTGAAATGGATGAGCAAAACCGCGAAAGGATCATGCTTGTCTACGACTTACGAAGCGCAATTTGCAATGAAGAGTTCGAACTCGTCTATCAGCTCCAGCACGATCTGAGCAATCTTGAACCGATTGGCTGTGAGGCCCTGTTGCGGTGGCGACATCCCAAGCGTGGATTGGTGCCGCCTGACAGATTTATCCCAATCGCCGAAGAGACGGGGATTATCCAGGATATCGGCTTCTGGGTTCTGCGCACCACATGCATTGAAGCCGCCAGTTGGACGCAACCCCTGAGCCTTGCGGTCAATGTCGCGCCGCAGCAACTGACCCAACCGACATTTCTAGAAAACCTGGCGGACGTTTTAGCGGAAAGCGGCTTGGAGCCGCGCCGGCTGGAGTTGGAGGTCACCGAAGCCAGCGTGATCTCTGACCAGGCATTTACACTGGAGATTATTAAGAAAATCAAAGCGATGGGTGTTCGCATCGCCATGGATGACTTCGGAACCGGATATTCTTCTTTGGCCACGTTACAGATGTTCCCGTTTGACAAAATCAAGATCGACAGAAGTTTCATAACCGATGTCCATGACGACCCTCAGCGCGCAGCCATTGTCCGGGCAACCTTGTTGCTTGGCTCATCCCTCGGCATTCCGGTCTTGGCCGAAGGAGTCGAGCAGGAAAAGGAACTCCACTTCCTGCAAAGTGAAGGCTGTTCCTTTGTCCAAGGCTACTACTTTGGTCGGCCTCTGTCGCTCGAGGATTTGCGCGCCGTCGTCAGTGGCGCACATCGCGCGGTCGCATAG
- a CDS encoding Lin0512 family protein has protein sequence MAVKRLLTEFGMGSSLRRQDYTEAATRAVKDALWHNSINLAELFGKQKEEMQITVEVGVQNPDALDTDKIAAIFPYGQVTVVPRNGGLDVPRTDGGNPTVIANVAISVALDLEHAQ, from the coding sequence ATGGCCGTCAAGCGTTTGCTGACTGAATTTGGCATGGGCAGCTCACTGCGCCGCCAGGACTATACAGAAGCCGCGACGCGGGCCGTGAAGGACGCTTTGTGGCACAACTCGATCAATCTTGCGGAGCTCTTCGGCAAGCAGAAGGAAGAGATGCAGATCACGGTGGAGGTCGGCGTGCAGAACCCCGACGCGCTGGACACTGACAAGATCGCAGCGATCTTTCCCTATGGTCAGGTGACCGTCGTGCCGCGAAATGGCGGGCTCGATGTGCCGCGCACCGACGGCGGCAATCCGACGGTTATTGCCAATGTTGCCATCTCGGTGGCCCTCGACCTGGAGCACGCACAATGA
- a CDS encoding amidohydrolase → MPLTDQDLVDLRRAFHRAPELGFQEDVTKARIADLLRGFGLDVYEGAGVVGVLKRGSGNRAIGLRADMDALPIRETSAHDYTSETPGVMHACGHDGHMTMLLGAAEKLARDAAFDGTVVFLFQPNEEHGLGAKAMLAEGVLERFPMEEVYAIHNLSGASVGHVSTRVGQICSSESLFEIQIVGQGGHASMPHVGRDAITVGAEIVLALQTIVARKLSPGAGVVVSVTEFLTDGQRNVLPSVVTLKGDVRARLAPDREEVARLMRQIADGIGAAHGVAVTTSFQTEFIETMNAAMPTQAVIDAATAQGLGVDGTCDPMSFSEDFAHFSAAVPGCFLMLGNGTDGPHGQPLHASDYDFNDALLPIGRDLWVQLVCDRLPSGGHDV, encoded by the coding sequence ATGCCGTTGACCGATCAAGACTTGGTAGACCTGCGTCGCGCCTTTCACCGCGCGCCCGAACTTGGGTTTCAGGAGGATGTGACCAAGGCCAGGATCGCCGATCTTCTGAGGGGGTTTGGCCTTGATGTGTATGAAGGTGCGGGCGTTGTCGGCGTCCTAAAGCGCGGCTCTGGCAACCGTGCGATTGGACTGCGCGCGGATATGGATGCGCTGCCGATCCGGGAGACGAGTGCCCACGATTACACTTCGGAAACGCCGGGCGTGATGCATGCCTGCGGCCATGATGGGCATATGACGATGCTTCTGGGGGCCGCCGAGAAACTGGCCCGCGACGCGGCGTTCGATGGCACCGTCGTCTTCCTCTTCCAACCCAATGAAGAGCATGGCCTGGGTGCAAAGGCCATGCTTGCAGAAGGCGTTCTGGAGCGGTTCCCGATGGAGGAGGTCTATGCCATCCACAACCTGTCGGGCGCATCCGTGGGCCATGTCTCGACGCGCGTGGGCCAGATTTGCTCCAGCGAAAGCCTATTCGAGATCCAGATCGTTGGTCAGGGCGGTCACGCCTCCATGCCCCATGTCGGGCGCGATGCGATCACTGTGGGGGCCGAGATTGTTCTGGCCCTGCAAACCATCGTCGCGCGCAAGCTGTCGCCGGGCGCGGGCGTTGTGGTGTCAGTGACAGAGTTCCTGACCGACGGGCAGCGCAACGTGCTGCCCAGCGTCGTGACGCTGAAAGGCGACGTACGCGCCCGCCTGGCCCCGGATCGAGAGGAGGTCGCCCGCCTGATGCGCCAGATTGCAGACGGGATCGGTGCCGCCCATGGTGTCGCGGTCACCACCTCGTTCCAGACAGAATTCATTGAGACTATGAACGCCGCCATGCCGACGCAGGCTGTGATAGACGCCGCAACCGCGCAGGGATTAGGCGTCGACGGCACCTGTGACCCGATGAGTTTCTCGGAAGATTTTGCTCATTTCTCTGCCGCCGTGCCTGGGTGTTTTCTGATGTTGGGCAACGGGACGGATGGGCCCCATGGCCAACCCCTTCACGCCTCAGACTATGATTTCAACGACGCACTCTTGCCCATCGGGCGGGACCTTTGGGTGCAACTGGTCTGCGATCGGCTGCCTTCGGGAGGACATGATGTTTGA
- a CDS encoding Lin0512 family protein has translation MSDQRFIIEMGMGNDQYGQDYTKAAARAIEDAIRHSAIPMFEATGLTHDQMRVQVTIGVQDPDAVDCAALADALPRGRATVTAVHGGLDVTNPDTGKTLVIASAAVEAFLPRQPG, from the coding sequence ATGAGCGACCAGAGGTTCATCATCGAAATGGGCATGGGCAATGACCAATACGGCCAAGACTATACCAAGGCCGCAGCCCGCGCGATTGAGGACGCTATCCGCCATTCGGCCATCCCGATGTTCGAGGCGACGGGCCTGACCCACGATCAGATGCGCGTGCAGGTCACGATCGGCGTGCAGGACCCCGATGCGGTGGACTGCGCCGCGTTGGCGGACGCGTTGCCCCGGGGCCGCGCGACGGTGACGGCCGTTCACGGCGGCCTGGACGTGACCAACCCTGACACCGGCAAAACACTCGTCATTGCCTCTGCCGCCGTGGAAGCCTTCTTGCCACGCCAGCCGGGCTAG